The Setaria italica strain Yugu1 chromosome IX, Setaria_italica_v2.0, whole genome shotgun sequence genome has a window encoding:
- the LOC101772433 gene encoding chitinase 11 produces the protein MTTKAIAVLICFAGAALLAAAGGASGQQQGVWSIITRPMFQRMLSHRGDSGCQGAFYTYDAFIEAASKFPGFGTTGDDQTRRRELAAFFGQTSHETTGGWATAPDGQFAWGYCRVKEQNPTDPPYYGRGPIQLTHDYNYRQAGKALGLDLVSNPDLVSSDPVVAFKTAIWFWMTPQSPKPSCHAVMTDVWAPSAADRAAGRLPGYGLTTNIINGGQECGRGQGTDGAKDRVGYYKRYCDMLRVGYGDNMACKNQKPYGGG, from the exons ATGACGACGAAGGCTATCGCGGTGCTCATCtgcttcgccggcgccgcgctgctcgccgcggccggcggcgccagcgggCAGCAGCAGGGCGTGTGGAGCATCATCACGCGGCCCATGTTCCAGCGCATGCTCAGCCACCGCGGCGACAGCGGCTGTCAGGGCGCCTTCTACACCTACGACGCCTTCATCGAGGCCGCCAGCAAGTTCCCcggcttcggcaccaccggtgACGACCAGACCCGCCGGCGGGAGCTCGCCGCCTTCTTCGGCCAAACATCCCACGAAACCACCG GTGGATGGGCTACTGCTCCGGATGGACAGTTCGCCTGGGGATACTGCCGGGTGAAGGAACAGAACCCCACGGACCCACCCTACTATGGACGAGGACCCATCCAGCTAACTCA CGATTACAACTACAGGCAAGCCGGGAAGGCGCTGGGGCTGGACCTGGTGAGCAACCCTGACCTGGTGTCGAGCGACCCCGTGGTGGCGTTCAAGACGGCCATCTGGTTCTGGATGACGCCGCAGTCTCCCAAGCCGTCGTGCCACGCCGTGATGACCGACGTCTgggcgccctccgccgccgaccgcgccgcgGGGAGGCTCCCCGGCTACGGCCTGACCACCAACATCATCAACGGCGGGCAGGAGTGCGGGCGGGGCCAGGGAACCGACGGCGCCAAGGACCGGGTCGGCTACTACAAGAGGTACTGCGACATGCTCCGAGTGGGGTACGGGGACAACATGGCCTGCAAGAACCAGAAGCCTTACGGAGGTGGCTAG
- the LOC101772836 gene encoding chitinase 11, whose amino-acid sequence MRRLFALLALAGAALLAAAGGASGQQGVGAIITRQVFESMLSHRGDSGCQGAFYTYDAFIQAAGKFPAFGTIGDDQTRRRELAAFFGQTSHETTGNLHTLLRGWPFAWGYCRVEEQQRTDPPYYGRGPIQLTHKYNYELAGRALKLDLVSSNPVVAFETAIWFWMTPQAAKPSCHDVITRRWVGGRWQPLLRDPDDRVGFYRMYCEMLGVAEGGNLSCEIQKPYGPTG is encoded by the exons ATGAGAAGGCTTTTCGCGCTGCtggccctcgccggcgccgcgctgctcgcggcggccggcggcgccagcgggCAGCAGGGCGTGGGGGCCATCATCACGCGTCAGGTGTTCGAGAGCATGCTCAGCCACCGCGGCGACAGCGGCTGCCAGGGCGCCTTCTACACCTACGACGCCTTCATCCAGGCCGCGGGCAAGTTCCCCGCCTTCGGCACCATCGGCGACGACCAGACCCGCAGGCGGGAGCTCGCCGCCTTCTTCGGCCAAACCTCCCATGAAACCACTGGCAATCTTCACACG CTGCTCCGGGGTTGGCCGTTTGCCTGGGGATACTGCCGCGTGGAAGAACAGCAACGGACGGACCCACCCTACTACGGACGTGGACCCATACAACTCACTCA CAAATACAACTACGAGCTAGCCGGGCGGGCGTTGAAGCTGGACCTGGTGTCGAGCAACCCCGTGGTGGCATTCGAGACGGCCATCTGGTTCTGGATGACGCCGCAGGCCGCGAAACCCTCGTGCCACGACGTGATCACCAGACGCTGGGTTGGCGGAAGGTGGCAACCTCTCCTGCGAGATCCAGATGACCGGGTCGGGTTCTACAGAATGTACTGCGAGATGCTTGGGGTGGCGGAAGGTGGCAACCTCTCCTGCGAGATCCAGAAGCCTTACGGACCCACCggctaa